In one Streptomyces sp. NBC_00708 genomic region, the following are encoded:
- a CDS encoding DUF5954 family protein — translation MPRPTDPEPLTPDWDFRLGPRADDGLVLDSDAPLTPAQAAERLSLRSLAYTAGSSSFKASAASPAGRSAYVPPVARWTSTLRRKDEVRASLWTTASSPFPHIAGQLISAGAALYQRCRSCR, via the coding sequence CTGCCGCGCCCCACCGACCCCGAGCCCCTCACCCCCGACTGGGACTTCCGCCTCGGTCCGAGGGCCGACGACGGCCTGGTCCTCGACTCCGACGCGCCCCTGACACCGGCCCAGGCCGCGGAACGGCTCTCACTCAGGTCCCTGGCCTACACCGCGGGCAGCAGCTCGTTCAAGGCCTCCGCAGCCAGTCCAGCCGGACGCTCCGCATATGTGCCTCCGGTCGCTCGGTGGACCAGCACGCTACGACGGAAGGACGAAGTGCGGGCGAGCCTGTGGACAACCGCCTCGTCACCCTTTCCGCACATCGCGGGCCAGCTGATTTCGGCGGGCGCGGCCCTCTACCAGCGCTGTCGCAGCTGTCGGTGA
- a CDS encoding hydroxyacid dehydrogenase codes for MGRRHRDALFPSAAVDRLTRLVDLDPRVVAEDFDHVPHLADVEILITSWGCAPLDGALLARMPALKAVVHAAGSVKHHVTDACWNRGLLVSSAAAANAVPVAEYTLAAILFANKRVLEIGGLYREHRSTLDWAAHFPGFGNYRRTIGLVGASLVGRRVLELLRPHDFDILLADPHLDPEEAQSLGARLVGLDELLAASDVVSLHAPALPETYHLLDARRLSLLRDGATLVNTGRGSLVDTDALTAEALSGRIHAVLDVTEPEVLPPASPLYALPNVLLTPHIAGSLGGELLRITRSAVDEVERYCSGREFAYPVTRSALATSA; via the coding sequence ATGGGCCGCCGGCACCGCGACGCCCTCTTCCCATCCGCCGCCGTCGACCGGCTGACCCGTCTGGTCGACCTCGACCCGCGCGTCGTCGCCGAGGACTTCGACCACGTTCCGCACCTCGCGGACGTCGAGATCCTGATCACGTCCTGGGGCTGCGCCCCGCTCGACGGCGCGCTGCTGGCGCGCATGCCCGCCCTGAAGGCGGTCGTGCACGCGGCGGGGAGCGTCAAACATCATGTGACGGACGCCTGCTGGAACCGCGGGCTGCTCGTCTCCTCGGCGGCCGCCGCCAACGCGGTGCCCGTCGCCGAGTACACCCTCGCCGCGATCCTCTTCGCCAACAAGCGTGTCCTGGAGATCGGCGGGCTCTACCGCGAGCACCGCAGCACCCTGGACTGGGCGGCGCACTTCCCCGGCTTCGGCAACTACCGCCGCACGATCGGCCTGGTGGGGGCGTCCCTGGTGGGGCGCAGGGTGCTGGAGCTGCTACGGCCCCACGACTTCGACATCCTGCTGGCCGATCCGCACCTCGACCCCGAGGAGGCCCAGTCGCTGGGTGCCCGGCTGGTCGGTCTGGACGAGCTGCTGGCCGCCTCCGACGTCGTCTCGCTGCACGCCCCCGCGCTGCCCGAGACCTACCACCTGCTGGACGCCCGCAGACTCTCGCTCCTGCGCGACGGCGCCACCCTCGTCAACACCGGGCGCGGCTCCCTCGTGGACACCGACGCCCTCACCGCCGAGGCACTGTCAGGACGCATCCACGCCGTCCTCGACGTCACCGAACCCGAGGTGCTGCCGCCGGCCTCACCGCTGTACGCGCTGCCGAACGTCCTGCTGACCCCGCACATCGCCGGCTCACTCGGCGGCGAGCTCCTGCGCATCACCCGCAGCGCCGTGGACGAGGTCGAACGCTACTGCTCCGGGCGGGAGTTCGCGTACCCCGTGACCCGATCCGCCCTCGCCACCTCGGCCTGA